The following proteins are encoded in a genomic region of Kosakonia oryzae:
- the diaA gene encoding DnaA initiator-associating protein DiaA, translating to MLERIKVCFTESIQTQIAAAEALPDAISRAAMTMVHSLLNGNKILCCGNGTSAANAQHFAASMINRFETERPSLPAIALNTDNVVLTAIANDRLHDEIYAKQVRALGHSGDILLAISTRGNSRDIVKAVEAAVTRDMSIIALTGYDGGELAGLLGPQDVEIRIPSHRSARIQEMHMLTVNCLCDLIDNTLFPHQDD from the coding sequence GTGCTCGAACGAATTAAAGTCTGCTTTACGGAAAGCATTCAAACCCAAATTGCGGCGGCGGAAGCGTTACCTGATGCCATTTCCCGCGCAGCCATGACGATGGTTCACTCCCTGCTTAACGGCAACAAAATCCTCTGTTGTGGCAACGGCACTTCTGCCGCCAATGCACAGCATTTTGCTGCCAGCATGATCAACCGTTTTGAAACAGAACGTCCCAGTTTACCTGCCATTGCACTTAATACCGATAATGTGGTCTTAACCGCGATAGCAAATGATCGTCTGCATGATGAGATTTACGCCAAGCAGGTTCGCGCGCTCGGCCACAGCGGGGATATCCTGCTGGCCATTTCCACGCGCGGCAACAGCCGCGATATCGTTAAAGCCGTGGAAGCGGCGGTAACGCGTGATATGTCCATCATAGCGCTGACCGGCTACGACGGTGGTGAGCTGGCGGGTCTGCTGGGGCCACAGGATGTCGAAATCCGTATTCCTTCCCATCGCAGCGCACGCATCCAGGAAATGCACATGCTGACAGTGAATTGCTTATGCGATCTGATTGATAACACGCTTTTTCCTCACCAGGATGATTAA
- a CDS encoding YraN family protein, with the protein MAQIPAGADRPGQLTRKQTGDAWEAKARRWLESKGLHFLAANVRERGGEIDLIMRHKTTTVFIEVRYRRSSRFGGAASSITRAKQARLLQTARLWLARHNGSFDTVDCRFDVVACTENDVEWIQNAFNDHS; encoded by the coding sequence ATGGCTCAAATACCAGCAGGGGCAGATCGTCCCGGCCAGTTAACCCGTAAACAGACCGGCGACGCGTGGGAAGCCAAAGCGCGTCGCTGGCTGGAAAGCAAAGGACTGCATTTTTTAGCCGCCAATGTGCGCGAGCGCGGCGGCGAAATCGATCTGATAATGCGGCACAAAACTACCACCGTTTTTATTGAAGTGCGCTATCGCAGATCGTCACGTTTTGGCGGCGCTGCGAGCAGTATCACACGCGCGAAACAAGCCAGGCTTCTGCAAACAGCCCGTTTATGGCTCGCCCGGCACAATGGGAGTTTTGATACTGTGGATTGCCGGTTTGATGTGGTAGCCTGCACCGAAAATGACGTTGAGTGGATACAAAACGCCTTTAACGACCACTCATAA
- a CDS encoding permease gives MTGQSSPQAATPLQWWKPALFFLVVIVGLWYVKWQPYYGKAFTAAETHSIGKSILAQAASSPIQAAWDYALVYFLAVWKAAVLGVVLGSLIQVLIPRDWLLRTLGQKRFSGTLFGTLFSLPGMMCTCCAAPVAAGMRRQRVSMGGALAFWMGNPLLNPATLVFMGFVLGWHFAAIRLVAGLVTVLGVALLVQALVKESPQQAEAVDITLTEPQGSFMARWGKALWQLFWSTIPVYILAVLVLGAARVWLFPHADGAIDNTLLWVIAMAIVGCLFVIPTAAEIPIVQTMMLAGMGMAPALALLITLPAVSLPSLIMLRKSFPLKALWLTGGLVALCGAVTGAIALF, from the coding sequence ATGACTGGTCAGTCTTCACCTCAGGCGGCAACACCTCTTCAGTGGTGGAAACCCGCGCTGTTCTTTCTTGTGGTTATCGTTGGTCTTTGGTACGTGAAATGGCAGCCTTATTACGGTAAAGCCTTCACTGCTGCCGAGACGCACAGCATCGGTAAATCTATTCTTGCACAGGCCGCTTCCAGCCCGATTCAGGCGGCATGGGATTATGCGTTGGTCTATTTTCTTGCCGTCTGGAAAGCGGCCGTACTGGGCGTAGTGCTGGGTTCGCTGATTCAGGTATTGATCCCGCGCGACTGGCTACTGCGTACGCTGGGGCAAAAACGCTTTAGCGGCACGCTGTTTGGTACGCTGTTTTCTCTGCCTGGCATGATGTGCACCTGCTGTGCCGCACCGGTGGCGGCAGGTATGCGCCGTCAGCGCGTCTCAATGGGCGGCGCGCTGGCATTCTGGATGGGCAACCCGCTGCTTAACCCGGCTACGCTGGTGTTTATGGGCTTTGTTCTTGGCTGGCATTTTGCCGCAATCCGTCTCGTCGCGGGTCTGGTGACGGTGCTGGGTGTTGCTTTACTGGTACAGGCGTTGGTCAAAGAGAGCCCGCAGCAGGCGGAAGCGGTGGATATTACGCTTACGGAGCCGCAGGGCAGCTTTATGGCGCGCTGGGGCAAAGCCTTATGGCAACTCTTCTGGAGCACCATTCCGGTCTATATTCTCGCTGTTCTGGTACTGGGCGCTGCGCGCGTCTGGTTATTCCCGCATGCGGATGGCGCGATCGATAACACGCTGTTGTGGGTGATTGCGATGGCGATTGTCGGCTGCCTGTTTGTGATCCCGACGGCCGCCGAGATCCCGATTGTGCAGACCATGATGCTGGCGGGTATGGGAATGGCGCCAGCGCTGGCGCTGTTGATTACGCTGCCAGCGGTAAGCCTGCCGTCGCTGATCATGCTGCGTAAATCGTTTCCGTTAAAAGCGTTGTGGCTGACCGGTGGGCTGGTGGCGCTGTGCGGGGCGGTCACTGGCGCTATTGCGTTGTTCTGA
- the dolP gene encoding division/outer membrane stress-associated lipid-binding lipoprotein, which translates to MKAFTPLAVLISALLLQGCVGAVVVGSAAVGTKAATDPRTVGTQVDDSTLELRVNSALSKDEQLKKEARINVTAYQGKVLLTGQAPNTELSSRAKQIAVGVEGATEVFNEIRQGQPIGLGTASSDTWITTKVRSQLLGSDQVKSSNVKVTTENGEVFLMGLVTQREGQAAADIASRVGGVKHVTTAFTLLK; encoded by the coding sequence ATGAAGGCATTCACGCCCCTCGCAGTCCTTATTTCCGCGCTGCTGTTACAAGGTTGTGTTGGCGCAGTCGTGGTCGGTTCTGCAGCCGTTGGCACTAAAGCCGCAACGGATCCGCGAACCGTTGGCACCCAGGTGGATGACAGCACGCTGGAACTGCGCGTCAACAGCGCGTTGTCCAAAGATGAGCAGCTTAAAAAAGAAGCGCGTATCAACGTTACCGCGTATCAGGGGAAAGTTCTGCTGACCGGGCAGGCCCCGAATACCGAACTCTCTTCCAGAGCGAAACAGATTGCCGTAGGCGTTGAGGGCGCAACCGAAGTATTCAACGAAATTCGCCAGGGCCAGCCGATCGGCCTCGGTACGGCGTCTTCCGACACCTGGATCACCACCAAAGTCCGCTCGCAGTTGTTGGGCAGCGATCAGGTGAAATCCTCTAATGTGAAAGTGACCACCGAAAATGGCGAAGTGTTCCTGATGGGTCTGGTCACTCAGCGTGAAGGCCAGGCAGCGGCAGATATCGCCAGCCGAGTCGGCGGTGTGAAACACGTAACGACGGCATTTACCCTGCTGAAATAA